One segment of Strix uralensis isolate ZFMK-TIS-50842 chromosome 11, bStrUra1, whole genome shotgun sequence DNA contains the following:
- the ICE2 gene encoding little elongation complex subunit 2 isoform X3: protein MAFIEQQMKEVVNNEIAEFMKFAQNAAKSCAQDYDAISEDALRYTEELLHACIGHVQKYPEVYTLQEIMSIMGGKFHTQLTFKLEKNLLVMGTARRGKTDFPAMYVQLPTDYKTVTSIITPEKKASIMHNDISSDSNAEKLALKYCPQVVLNNQSLFTLLNNHGLNYKEQWEIPVCIKMIPVAGSKPAKVVYVDSPLLRKEMTIRERNQIFHEIPMDFLATKKSYVSISHVLMDKPAEDRLFQWDMSSDTYQYRKIPLPDDTGMDFDDDVTELETFGANVKLSRTSKMESTFPTVNNTGKVLSHDLKIVKKNISTTNSGDEEGKVTISEQGVLACASMQLPSSDGILCFSPEENSAHKNLNSEEVGLNKAQHVMTKVLENETKLNTLSNAVSYKKESGGAQKNETYTSLCSSDTDEERLIIDTECKNTSCCKTPVPNTVSHTSTETAKSPSPPPIPLASTTDCLGIMDQGKNASRKPTRKLSREFDPVGQILKMQTELLKSPSQKAHEQPVVSCDNSNAMPAHVPQSPKPLVTSSTETVPAPASNPSGSSRNTWTWLFQGVPKRKLPNELQMLEEDPSEYKAPQDGNLVYKLFSLDDLLLLVRCSVQKVKSLPRYHKKKKAQKLIPIFLLPKLEYQAYYGVEALTESEVCQLWTESMLHSECLFYIGRIDAFTSKLIMLEKISPEMLREKLALIKPANSLNILHHILKKVSDLQEGSYLLTHAAGDSSVAIYKSSLDKSTRASYNLHKAHCDLPPVPATLSVPWVPLDPSLPLPYHMNHGRVPCTFPPAPQEATWKQKMTGAKGQSDTPYEGKPVAMETKGNPAKPVRNEGVATKKLKNYCKQRMSKKKWKMKYNKTQLK, encoded by the exons GAATTACTACATGCTTGTATTGGACATGTGCAAAAGTACCCTGAGGTTTACACACTCCAGGAGATCATGAGTATCATGGGAGGAAAGTTTCATACACAGTTGACCTTtaagctggaaaaaaatctgcttgtaaTG GGTACGGCAAGACGTGGTAAAACGGATTTCCCTGCCATGTATGTTCAACTGCCCACAGATTATAAAACTGTTACATCTATTATAACTCCAGAAAAAAAGGCTTCTATTATGCACAAT GATATTAGTTCGGattcaaatgcagaaaaacttGCTTTGAAATACTGTCCACAAGTTGTTTTAAATAATCAGTCATTATTTACTTTACTGAATAATCACGGACTAAACTACAAGGAACAATGGGAAATTCCAGTTTGCATTAAAATGATCCCTGTTGCAG GTAGCAAACCAGCTAAAGTGGTTTATGTTGATTCACCTCTGCTGAGAAAGGAAATGACAATAAGAGAGAGGAACCAAATCTTCCATGAAATTCCAATGGACTTCCTAGCGACTAAAAAGTCTTATGTTTCCATTTCTCACGTATTGATGGACAAACCAGCTGAGGACCGTCTGTTTCAGTGGGAT ATGTCTTCTGATACATACCAGTACAGGAAGATTCCTCTTCCAGATGACACAGGGATGGACTTTGATGATGATGTTACAGAACTGGAAACTTTTGGAGCAAATGTCAAGCTCTCAAGAACTTCTAAAATGGAAAGTACTTTTCCTACAGTTAATAACACTGGTAAAGTTTTATCACATGACctaaaaatagtgaaaaaaaatatatccaccACAAACAGTGGAGATGAAGAAGGGAAAGTCACCATTTCAGAGCAAGGAGTTTTGGCATGTGCCAGCATGCAGCTTCCATCATCAGATGGCATCCTGTGCTTCAGCCCTGAAGAAAATTCAGCTCATAAAAACTTGAATTCAGAGGAGGTAGGACTGAACAAAGCACAGCATGTCATGACCAAGGTATTGgagaatgaaacaaaattaaatactcTATCTAATGCTGTTAGTTACAAGAAAGAGTCTGGTGGTGCACAAAAAAATGAGACTTACACTTCTTTATGCAGTAGTGACACAGATGAAGAGCGTTTGATAATTGATACAGAATGTAAAAACACCAGTTGTTGCAAAACACCTGTACCAAACACTGTTTCTCATACCTCAACAGAGACTGCCAAATCACCTTCCCCCCCGCCAATTCCATTAGCAAGCACGACTGATTGCTTGGGTATCATGGATCAGGGAAAAAATGCCTCCAGAAAGCCTACAAGAAAGTTGTCCAGAGAATTTGATCCTGTCGGACAGATTTTGAAAATGCAAACTGAACTTCTCAAGTCACCTTCCCAAAAAGCTCATGAGCAGCCAGTGGTGAGCTGTGATAATTCTAATGCTATGCCAGCCCATGTGCCTCAATCTCCAAAACCATTGGTGACCTCCAGCACAGAAACTGTGCCAGCCCCTGCCTCAAATCCCAGCGGCTCGTCTAGGAATACCTGGACTTGGCTTTTTCAGGGAGTGCCAAAGC gAAAGCTGCCAAATGAACTTCAGATGCTTGAAGAAGACCCTTCAGAGTATAAAGCACCTCAGGATGGCAACCTTGTGTATAAGCTATTCAGTTTGGATGATCTGTTGTTACTTGTGCGTTGCAGTGTGCAAAAAGTGAAGTCATTGCCACGATAccataagaagaaaaaagcccaaaag CTTATTCCAATATTCCTGTTGCCAAAACTAGAATACCAAGCCTATTACGGTGTTGAAGCTCTTACAGAAAGTGAAGTATGTCAGTTGTGGACAGAGAGCATGTTGCATTCTGAATGCTTATTTTATATTG GACGTATTGATGCTTTTACATCAAAGCTTATTATGCTAGAAAAGATTTCTCCAGAAATGTTAAGAGAAAAACTTGCATTGATTAA gcCTGCAAATTCATTAAATATACTTCATCACATTTTGAAGAAAGTGTCTGA CTTGCAGGAGGGCTCTTATTTATTGACTCATGCTGCAGGAGATTCATCAGTTGCAATCTACAAGAGTTCTCTTGACAAGTCGACGAGAGCATCATATAATTTACATAAAGCTCATTGTGATCTGCCTCCTGTACCTGCCACTCTTTCAGTCCCATGGGTGCCTCTAGATCCCAGCCTCCCTTTGCCCTATCACATGAACCATGGAAGAGTGCCATGCACCTTTCCGCCTGCACCCCAGGAAGCCACGTGGAAACAGAAG ATGACTGGGGCGAAAGGACAATCAGACACACCCTATGAGGGAAAGCCAGTAGCTATGGAAACAAAAGGCAATCCAGCTAAGCCTGTTAGAAATGAAGGTGTGGCTACAAAGAAGCTGAAGAATTACTGCAAACAAAGAATGTCgaagaaaaagtggaaaatgaaGTACAACAAAACGCAACTGAAGTAG